aaattaataatttttcgaGAGCTATTCAAATAtggaataatatttaataatttataagtccaAGTTTTTGTTGAGTCAAGTTTCAAAATCAGAATTTAACATAAACATAGCAATCGAGCAATTTAACTAATACAATCAAGCATAAACACGTAGACTTGAGAAATAGAAACTAATGACATATGTAATCATAAAAAATATGAACTTTAAAAATTAGGGTTACGTGTTTTATACCTCAAACAATCAAATTGCTTATACCAATGTGTAGAGGAAGATGCAAGCAACAACTTTGATCAAAGAAATAAGTGTTAATTTTTAGTAATTGATGGtgatgtgtgtgtatgtgtgtatcaTTCATGGAGAGGAATGAGAAGAAGAAAAAGTTAGCTACCCTAGTTATGAGGAATAAGATTGCAGTTTACCTATTTTAATTAATTTCCATTAGGGCCTAATAACACAACTAGCAACATGGACTATTTTAAAAAAAGCCAAAAATAAGGGGTGTGGGATGGGGGTAAGCCGAATGGCCCATGGGGTGTCATCCCGGGCTCATTTTGCTTGCTAGCTCATAATGTGTGGctcgtttctagttgccgttaaccgAAACCGAATTTCTGGAATGTTAACCGGACGTTTAAACAAATCCACAAGGTTTATATTATTAAAACaagtaataaattaattatatttttctaaattaataattattaaattaattattaatatttactcCGAGTGTTTCGTTAATTCGAAAAACAACTTTTGCGGTTATCAAACCCGTATCGTTTTATTCATATTTCAATATCCGAAATAAGTTAATCAAGTAATGTCTAATTatattaattatcgtaaccctCCCAGGATTAAGTATGCATTATTATGCTAAACACATAAAATTCAAGTAGTCACCGATAAGATTCACTAACAGAAAGTTGCATAGAAGTAACaaaaaaagttgggttgttacattacctacccgttaatgaaaaTTTTGTTCCGAAATTTTAATGCGCGTCCGCTGAAGTCATTTCTTTGGGAAACAGTTGCGGTTACTtctgtctcatctgatcttcacgtgaactctggtcctctacgggcgttccaccgaactttcaCGATAGGTATGTTTCTCTGCTTTAccacttgacctcacggtccatgatctcaacaggttcgTCCATAAAATGGAGTTTACTATTGATGCGAATCTCCTCCAAAGGAATTATCAAGTTCTCgtcagctaggcatttcttcagttTGACACATGAAACGTGTCGTAAATTTTGCTGAGCTCTTGCGAGAGCTTTAGTCGGTAAGCTAGGGGTCCAaccctttcagttatctcaaatggtccaacatatcttggAATTAGTTTACCTCGCTTTTcgaaacgtaccacacccttccagggCGATACCTTTAGCATGACTCTGTCGCCAATCTGAAATTCTAGAGGTCGTCTACTGACGTccacatagctcttttgacgacttcgagttgTTTTTAACCTCTCTTGAATCTGAACAATTTTCTCTTTAGTTTTGTGTATAATTTCAAGACCTGTCAATTGACTCTCCCCTAGTTCACTCCAGcatacgggagatctacactttctttcgtacaatgcttcaaaaggtataGCTTTTCTACACTTCCTTCAGTAGATGTTTATCCcatctgtttccaaaatcaatcacacatgatctcaacatgtcttctaaagtctgGATGATCTGTTcaatttgaccatctgtctgtggatgatatgctgtactcatgtcgagacgagttcccattgcttgttgcaatgtctgccaaaatttAGAAGTAACCGGCTGTCACGGtcggaaataatggatacaggcacACTGTGTCGAGAAATCATTTCCTTTAGATAAATCTGTGCAGGATTTTACATCTTGTCTATTTCTCCGATCAGAAGAAAATGAGCAAATTTATTGAGATGATCTACAACAACCCAAATCGTGTCATAACCTCCTACATTTTTAGgtagcttagtgatgaaatccattgtaatacatTCCCGCTTCCATTGGAGAATTTTCGGTTGTGTCAGCATCCCTGACTGTCTTtggtgttcagccttgactttagaacATATCaggcacttaccaacataagtagcaatgtcggtcttctaattaggccaccaatacagcgccttaagatcttggtacatcttgtcagaACCAGGATGAATTGAATTTCTTGATTTGTGCGCCTCATCTAGCGCAAATTCCATTAATCTGCCAAATtttaggtacccaaattctattaGCAAAATAACGAGTTTTGTCTTATTTTATGACTTATTATCTATCTAACCCCTTGATAGATTCAGTAACAATGTTCCCGGGTTTCATGGCTTCAAGTTTCACATCACGTATTTGAGAAGCAAGATTCGAACATACAGTCATATTCACTGCTCTAACCTTGAGAGGCTTAAATTTCTCTTTCCTACTTAAAGCATCAGTTACAATattcgccttaccaggatggtagcgaatttcacaatcgtagtctttcaacaATTCCACCTAACGTCTCTTCCTCATGTTGAGTTGTTTCCAATAAAAAATGTGTTGCAacctcttatggtcggtgaagattgtacacttagtaccatacaagtagtgtctccatatttttagTGCGAAGATCACATCACCAAGTTCTAGATCATGTGTTGTAtatttttgctcgtgaatcttcaattgtctagagccataagcaattactttatttcattgcaTCAACACACAACCAAACCCTTGttgtgaagcatcacaatatatcacgaaATCTTCATTTCCCTCAGGTAAATATAGAATTGGAGTAGTAGTCAGTTTCTGCTTCAACATctgaaatgcagactcatgttgctcggtccattcatatttcttacccttgtgagtcaatgcgattAACAGTCGGGAAATAGTAGAAAAACCCTCGATAAATCTTCCGTAGTAATCGGCTAGACCAATAAATTGCGGGATCtgtgttggcgacttaggagtctccctgtttcttactatctatatttttgcaggatcaacttgaataccattgacacctataataaaacccagaaattgtactaaaagtcacacttagaaaacttcgcGTACAATTGCTCGTCCTTGAGCATATTTAAAACCAAacgtagatgttgttcgtgctcttctccgTTCCTTGAATacaccaaaatgtcatcaatgaatacgatAACGACTTTAtcaaggtatggcttacacacatggttcatgagatccaccaaatggcatcactgtaaactcataatgccccATAGCGTGTTTTAAACGCCGTTTTAGGTATATCAACATCTTTCACACTCAACTGATGATAACCTGATCTCAGGTCAATCTTTGAGTAGCAGCTGGATCCTTGtaactgatcaaacaaatcataGATCCTTGGAAGTGGATATCTACTCTTTATAGTCaacttgttcaactctctgtagtcgatacaaagtctcatagatccatccttctttttcacgaacaagaccggagctctATCTCTGAAGTCCATGGCCATGTAGCCCGTCTTCTTGCACTTGTCACAGGTCGGAGCATTACGACCCTGATGTTCCTCACTATGGGGAGCTCTTCGACACAGAATATTATAACATACTAGTTCCAATAATAAACAAGGCTATAatcaaatatactagcaacgagtagtgATGCATAGTAAGTAGTAGTAAATCGTAGAGATTCTAGTAGTAACAAGTAGTGCTTACTAGTGATGAGTAGtgttagtagtgatagtagtgtgaGTAGTAGTAGGTAGTATAAGCAGTGATACGTAGTAGTAGGCAGTAGTAATTATAGTAGTTTCTTTAAACATGTCATCAACTATATAATCCACCATGCAACATATATAACTACAATCACCATCACACAATAATAATCAATGAATAACGGATTATTTATTACTAATAAATCACCAAATAATATTCTAAAAGTAATATCTCCAAAAGAAATATAATCCACACTAGTAGCTCCGTAAAACCACGCTGGAAATAAAATAAAGTAGATAATCATGAGATAGAAAGAAGTCTCAAAGAAATATCAAGAATAAACGCTCCCATCTAAGAACGAGAACGCGGTAAAGGTCTTCAGGGATCGGGTTTCTTGCCAATCACTGCAAGTTGTAGTGCAGCAAGTTAATCTTCGAAAGCTGCAACACGCGACTCCAAACCAGCGATACAATCCTGGTGATATAGAGTCATATAGGGATGTGGGTAGAGGTTCAACAACTTCGCCATGGCATTAATACGAAACAAAAGCGGATTGTCTTCCATCTAAGTAgtttgggtcaaatgggtaataaaaGTATGAGATGGCCCACCATCAGGAGCCAGAGCAGGAGTAATAGGAGACGTAGCAGATTCACCAGAGTTAGACATCTAACAACAAAAGTCAGTAAACAACATACGTTTAGCATATATAGTTCAAGTAAGCATACAGTCACAGTTTAGGCTCGTAATGTACCCTACGATCATTCACACTAATACAACCTAGTCCTCTGTAACTGGTAGCTCTGATTacaactataacaccccgcaaaTTTCCATATGACGGTGTGTTAATCATCAGGTCCCACAGTAACAGTTAAgccctctaaatgagacgtttttgaaaAGTATTTGCATTTATTAATAAAAACGTTTGACTTAAAACATAAGTCTCCACCagtaacaaaataataaaagtagcGTAGAAAATAAGTAACAGTAAtaaaataaacagttttaaatacgaATTATAAAAGTAGAGTCTTTAAATAACATGAAGAACTCCAAATATATGACATGCGCCTCTAGTACGGCAGGAGCTAGTCATctatacctgagataaaacatacaAAACGGGTTAacaaataatgttgagtgaatctgcaGGTTTAAGTATTTAACAGTGAGTATTAGACCACGAGACTTAGTACATAATATTTGTAGAAGTATATACAATTtaatgagcacttgaatataaagttTTGACACCACGAATATTTTAAGAGTATGCGATTTCCTTTAACCTATAGAAGCATACACTTGATCATGTGTATATGTGTACAAAGTAATAAGCACCACAGTAGTAGCGGTGAGGCTGttaaacctaacggatccgtccctaTGATTTGAGCTTACGTAAGATATTCAGATATTCAAGCTAAGGGTATTTAATCACACTCATATGTATATTAGTTTAGTACTCGTGTCCAAATTGTAAAATAGTTTAACAAAAcaacatgtatctcatcccaaaaagaaaagtttatatgggactgtagactcaccttgagtgcttAACAAGTAGTGTAATAAACACAAGTAAAGAGAACGATTACAACTGTATAAAGCAACCTAGATACATATATAGGTTATCACATAATTCTATTCCAAATAGTAGTTGATTCATAGAATTAGTTATCCTTTTGCTCCATGATTGGTTCCATGATTATTGTCCAATGGGACTCTAACGTGCTCTCGGTCAAGCCAAGACTCCCACGGAATCTAACATCACATTGATGTTGACTGAAAGTAATGTTGGTTAGGAAGATACTACCTCATTTCCAGATATCATCAGTAAGCCATGAATTCGCACACCTCATTCTGTTAATGCATATGTATGCTAACTGTAGTCAGACATAGATGCATTGATTGTTTCGAAGATTATCCATCTGGGATCTGATTAATATACTTATGTAGTTTCATGGTGCCCCCATTGTAGGAGACAGATCCAGATCATGGTTAGAATACATCTGACCACTGGtccatgtttgatgctgaggccAAGTGGATTTTTAGCCGATGATATAAatgacttttcaaggtttttttttTTGCCAACTATACAACTGGTTTAGACGTTAAATACTGACTTAAGTCAGCAAGAAACATCAAATCAAAAGACTTGACATCTTTTAAGGATGGATTGGAGTCATCCTGTGGGTAAGGTGGTTGGCGTACTCCATCTTTGTTAGCAGAAATAGTGCAATCAAGCCTAAAATAAAAGCAGGTTTAGGCATGGTTTCTGACCAAAACCGTCACAATAAAGTACCTGAAACATTTTCAATGTGGAAACTATGATAATATCTCAAAACAAGCTTAATTATATGACATACAACTTGGCTTTTGAgtgttttaaaatttttaaaaattttaaattttttttttctaaatttaatCACAAACTAAAACACAAAGGCAAGTGTAACAATTCACGAGGATTTATATCTCCCTCGCCACACAcataagatcatgtaatgccttcattacatgaaatcagattAAAAATACAAATTAGAGAGGGCAATAGTGTAAAGGAGATAAAGATACCTAAATTTAGAGCTGAGAATCGCAAAATGGAGTGACAGACGGTTCTGCACTAATTTCCATTCCTCGATAGTTATCACAATGTTAAATCAATTGGTACCTGTAATGTATATAAAAGAAAAGAAACAAAAGAAACGATAAAATTATACAACACTCTACAGTGATACGTTGTGCATGTTTATTAATGAGTCTCGCACCCGACTCAACCTCCCACACAACTAATGCCCGAGTGGTAGGTTTCCTCCATCTTAATTCCACGGGAAACACCACTAGATAACCAACACTAATAGTTAATAAAAACCATATGTTAAAAAACTTTGACTCCTCGCACAACTCTTTCAACTTTCCCATATACTTTTTAGTAATTTAGAAATAAACGTTCGCGAAGGTTCTCATCTTTCTCAGTGACCGCAGTACGCACCCAGTTATACAACTTCTTCATAGACTTAGTAAGGGTAACGTCATCGGGTGGAATACCTATAGGCTCATTTTGAACTCCCCCACATTTAGTCACTTTTACATCCTTACTATCTCCACTCAATTACTTAATGGTCACAACACCAGAGGTAGCATGGGTGGTCTCTATGGGTTTGGGTGTAGGGTGCACGATATTCCTAGTCTAAAATTTCAACTGTTACCCCGATCTCTAAGAGTTTATTTCCCAACTTTAACTTCAATAAGTGCACTAGCAGTTGCAAGAAATGGTCTACCCAAAATAAGCGCTATAACCTTGCCCTTCTCTAAATCAACAACCACAAAGTCTGCCAGAAATTCTTACTCACCTACTTTAACAACCAAAATGTCCACAATTCCTGCCAGTCTGATAACAGATCTATCAATCAATGTAACACCGGTAGTTGTAGGCTTAAGATCACCTAAATTCAATTGCGAGTACAAAGTACAGTGCATTAAATTAATACTCGCACCTGAGTCAGATAAAGACCTCATCATGTCCAACCCATCTACTTCATAAGGAATAATGAATGGCCCGGGATCACCCAACTTGGATGGCATATCTCTTTTCTTCGTAATTGCATCACATTCTGTTTTAAGAAACGCGGTAGATGCCTGCTCGTGCTCACCCTTCCTTGTTATAAGATCCTTTAAGAATttcccataatttggcatacctgcAAGAACATCAACCAAAGGAACATTCACACAAATATCATTAGTATCATTTAATGATTTACAAATAGGTTCCTCTAATTTCTTAGGCTGGATGGCTTGTGAATACGAAACAGGTGACTTGTACTCCTGAAACTTAGGTGAGGACTTGACATCATCCTCCACCTTTTTCTTAGCTTTCTTCAACCCATCCTTAGCTCTACACCCGAGAGACACGGTAGTCTCCACCTTCTTCATCTCGGCAACACAGTAGAGAATATAATCTGACATATTGGAAAAATCCGAAAACACGGAATCCCCTGACTATTTTTCATCTTCCTCACACCCGATAATATAAAATAGACTAATCTCGGGAGTACGGACACGTATCTCATCCCCCTCAGAACTAGAAATGGCATTTACATGCCAATAGTCGAAAACTGGGGATTCATGTCCTTGGGTGCACTATGAGAAGTATTAGCATTAAGACTCTGGTTTCGGGTCGAAGCATTATTCGGATTAACATGGGTATTAGATGGGAGAGTCCTCAGTGCTCTTTCCGATAAATGTTGGGACATCTGACCTAATTCCCTTTCTAAGTTCTGAATCAAGGCCTGTTAGTTCCGCATTTTTTGCCTCACTAATTCCTCATTCTCTAACGACTTAACCATGTAAACTCTTACTAACTCCTCTAAGCTTGATTTATTTTTAGGTTGGGGTTGGTTTTGTTTTGGGTATTGGTTTTTGATGAAGGGTTGTTGGTAGTTTTGTTGCGATTGATTTCGATTGTAGAATCCCGGTTTTCCACTCATTTGACAACCGAACTACCCCCTTCTTACTGATTTCCCATGTAGTTTACCTGCCCAACCTCACAATCCTATCTTTTATATCAAAATACATCGTAAGATGTGTCCCTTCACACTTCTCACAACCCACTTACATCGCTACCACAGTCTTGTTAAGCTTCTCAAACTCTCTACTGAAATTTTTCATCTGAATTGATAGAGAAACCAACGTAAAATCACTACCATCATCCTCATCATACATACTAGAAATTGTTTTTCTCAACATAGCATCCCTCTACGGTGTACATTCGAAAGTATGAAAGGCCATGTCCTCTAAAAGCTGATATGCCTGACTCGAAGTCTTATACATGAACACTCCTCCCATAGATGAATCAAAATAACCTTGGTATGCTTGTTAATACCCCTATAGAAGATCTGAACAATTGGTCCTATATCCAACCCGTGTTGTGGACAATTACGCATCATTCTATTAAGTCTCTCCCATGCCTCATATACTGATTCATCATGTTTCTGGGCAAAGGCATTAATCTCAGCTTTAAACTTTCAAACTTTGTCGGATGGGAAGTGTCGAGTGATGAATTGATCATGAAGTTATTCGCAAGTTGTGATGGAATTGGACGGTAAAGATTTTAACCAAGCCCTCGCATCCCCCGTCAATGAATATGGGAATACATTGAGGCTTAACCTCAAACGATGCAGCAGTACTATATGATTTTGAGAATGTGAGGTGGCAAAGCTAGTGCAACTATCTGTCGAATGTTCCACATGGGTTGGTCATTTGGATTAGACATATCTCGTTCCTCAATAATAGTCTCAAAATTAGTAAATTATAAGGGTAATGCTTGAAAACCCTCAATGATTGATTGCTCCTCCTTAACCTTTAAGCGTCCATGATACAATCTCTCAGGTTCATAAATGGTATAACTAAGTCTGAATCGTCATAACGTAGTTTCATGCACTTCCATCTAACCTGCAATCATAACACATCAACCAAACGTGTCTACCCAAACAAAACAAAAATAGAAGCAAATAACTTTTGTAGGAATGGAACTCGTACAAAAGGAGCGAATAACTAAAAGCAGTTAAAATCCTAAACCACACcgctccccggtagcggcgccaaaaagttgatatgTAGAAAGCACACCTATTTTTAATAGGATAAAGCTTATGGTTTAGCTCCACACGAATGAACAACTGGTCTCAATCAAATGTAGCTAGTCAAGCAAGTCCAAGTTCATTCACAGGGAGAAATGCCTTCAATATTTAAATAacaattaattattctaaagaAAATGTTGTAATAGTTGGATTTTTAAATTAAACTAAAATGTGAAAGAAAATAAACGAATAACTAGATAGAGAAAGCGGTGTTCACTTATATGATACACAAATAACGTGGATTGTCTTATACGATTATAACTGATTAATTGTCTGATAAATGTATAATTCAATCAACTAACCTCAATCAACTCACATTAATTTCATTCAAAAGACCAAAATGTATTTTGATAAACCAATTAAGAATCAATCTAGATTAAACTCGCGTAAAATCCTAATTATAATCATCACTCAATACAATTACACAATTGTGATGTTAAATTACCAATCAATTACCACCTACACTCGTATGTAAGTGTCTAGATCACTCAGTTTTGAAGCATGAGATATTAGACGatcacaataatggttcttttgaTCAAACACAATCATATAAATCTTTCAAACATCATAATCTAAAATATAAGACAGTATAACAATTAAAAGAATCACATCTGAGCAAACACTAAGAGTAGCCTAACATGCTTATGGATAAATCAATCAAACAAGTGATAACAATAGAATTCGTACTAAAATCACTATTATAAATGAAAACTAATGTACCAATGATTAACCTATGATCCAACAATCTTCACTCTGATGTTAAAACCTCTTAGAATTGATAAAGAAATGATTTTGAAACCCTAAACTCGCCTCGCCTCCCAAAATATAGAAAAGATAATGACTAAACACCTCGAAATTAGGTTAATCAGCAATTCAGGCATGCCTATCCCTACCTCGCGATCGCGAGGCAGCATGTACACTCTAGCTCGCGTTCACGAGCTGACTATTTCTGGTGGTTCGCGTTCAATTTCCAATATTTTGCATCACGAGATAAGCTCGTAACCAACCTCGTAAAAGCGCGGGAAAATGCCTTTTAGAGCTTGCGAATGGGAGACCTTCAGTATTCGTTTTGGCCTAGAAAAGTCTCAAAAGTATGTATCGATCTCTGACTCGAACCTAAATTAACATTCCTGATATTTTAGCTCTAAAACACATATAAACCATCAAGAACACCTCATATAACCTCTCGATACAAAACCATTAATCATCAACAATTAACATCGGTAAATCTTCAATAAATAGCGCGAAACTAACAAACCAGGATTGATATTGCGATGATAAATAtgtaagattgagtaatatcaacaACAAAACAATTTATCATCGTTTTCGAGATATCTCAATCAAAATAACTTCTAACTTGGGGGTATTTTGAATTAAACGAAGAAAAAATACTTCTATTTTCAGTTTTAAATTCTTTTTGCCATACTTGAACCAATAACAAGTATATATAAAGAGTTTCTTAAAACTTTGAGTCTTTTAAAATTTCGAACCCTATTCAATAGTTTATCTTCTACATCCTTTAAAACGCTAAGTCACCCCACCACTAACAATCGTGATGTTTCTTAATGATATATATGTATCCCAACTCTTTAATTAGTTAGCTTTTGCTATGTATGGAATTTAAGTTATCTTCTAACTTCCAAGTAATTAACTTTACAAATCGGTATTTAACGTAGCTAAGTGATTCATTGGGCTCTCTAAGAGAACGCAAGTTTCAAAAGATAAAATTACACGGATAATTTATGTGGCATGTATCAAATTGTTAGGATAGTCAAAAGGATTTTTATGCGAATACTTCTTGTGATTTGTATACATTGAACAGATAGTCCAAATGACTAAAGTCATTAAACTTTTCCACTAAAAGTTTAGAATGTGCAatgcacatgagggtattttcgAAATTGCCATCATCTTCCTCTTTCTTCTTTCCCATTCCCTTTCTCTACACCAGCAGTACACCTTCACCCATAATCCAAACCCCACTTAGAAAAATTAAATACCCAGAACTCACTTAGACAAATCAATCAAAATTAAGAAGGTAACTTTGACTAAAATTTTGATACACGTGAATTAATATTCAAAACACTAACCTGTTTCAGCCATATCCAACTAAAATACAAAAATTCCTAATTTATTTAAACATAGAATTAATATTCATATTAACTTCCCAAAATAAAAAATCATCAAATTATTCATTATCTTTGTAAGTGCATAAAATATGAATCtataattcgaattttttttttttttgaaaggcaagttgttggcatcgaatactctcatttgccacgcacgcacgcgTTTTCGGGAAGGAAATCCGAACcacattacagggatccgaaccttataccatcccgaggggcaggcggtcggacctgggtcctgtatacgggtcggtaaaaccttcccattTAACATAGTCATTTGGTATCGAACATTATTGTGATCGTACATTAAACTTTGAATACTGTTGGTTTACGTTATGAGTTTTTGAAGAAGGACTATATTGGTCGATAGAGTTAAGTCAGTGAAATAGTATAAATCATTGTCACTCGCACGACATTGTGAGTCTGTCGAACGACAGATGCAGTCCAATGTTGGACCGAGTTATAATGTTTGGGTTACGGGTTTCATTATAATATTAGACACTTTGCATAAACACTAGTCGTGTTTTCTACGTTCTTTTCATTCCCAAGAACACCTAACAAGAATAACAACTATAGGCACCGTTCTAATTTCTTGTAGGTTTGATTCTTAGATCCTGAAAGTTAAACTTCATTCTATTGAATTCCACCTTTAGATCGAGTTATAACTTTTGTTGTAAGGTCCAATATCACCAACAAAGTAGTATCAGCACCATGGTTGCTGATACAAGTGCTTTTAATCGAAACTAAAAGAGTTTTtgggttttcttgaaatgttttgcGTTTAGTCAAAAAGGTTAAATTTTTACGTTTAAAAATTGTATTTTTGAGTGTCTTTGTTTTCCTAGGTGTATCCTAGAAGTCCCTGTCATAAAGGTTTAGGTTTTTCCTTCGAAAACGGCAGCCTATGTCGATTTAGGTTCAAAAGCCTAGT
This window of the Rutidosis leptorrhynchoides isolate AG116_Rl617_1_P2 chromosome 7, CSIRO_AGI_Rlap_v1, whole genome shotgun sequence genome carries:
- the LOC139859656 gene encoding uncharacterized protein, with translation MSDYILYCVAEMKKVETTVSLGCRAKDGLKKAKKKVEDDVKSSPKFQEYKSPVSYSQAIQPKKLEEPICKSLNDTNDICVNVPLVDVLAGMPNYGKFLKDLITRKGEHEQASTAFLKTECDAITKKRDMPSKLGDPGPFIIPYEVDGLDMMRSLSDSGASINLMHCTLYSQLNLGDLKPTTTGVTLIDRSVIRLAGIVDILVVKVEKGKVIALILGRPFLATASALIEVKVGK